One genomic window of Anoplolepis gracilipes chromosome 5, ASM4749672v1, whole genome shotgun sequence includes the following:
- the LOC140666388 gene encoding uncharacterized protein, translating to MTFQISRTLTVAISCFAVLVGCSPKFDDGGFIPSSISYVEKHAKAQDQVAMPSSQIKQREENPPKRESEMNDVTDRGQEPRFGFTNIGGTGSGYGVSPYAPAKLDLGGLLLGAIIGVGSILIIPKLLYILSGTYGAYARSEDTGFTQTLTRIDDVLARYGIDTTSCMQRAVCTYTQQAAAAVNENENENENENRNGNGNGNENDRDEKTTSFERMVNAITSNQVFRTAMQGTAIEEAVEAGRANRSCSRSYPHCGFSMETMLSLLANVIAAANARAATPTAASSL from the exons atgacGTTTCAAATTTCGCGAACTTTAACAGTGGCAATAAGCTGTTTCGCTGTTCTGGTCGGTTGCAGCCCAAAGTTTGATGATGGAGG CTTCATACCAAGTTCCATCAGTTATGTGGAAAAGCATGCAAAGGCGCAGGATCAGGTAGCCATGCCATCGTCTCAGATTAAACAACGCGAAGAGAATCCGCCGAAACGGGAATCTGAGATGAACGACGTCACGGATCGCGGCCAAGAACCGCGATTTGGTTTCACCAATATCGGAGGTACAGGAAGC gGCTACGGCGTGTCGCCTTACGCACCGGCAAAGCTAGATCTTGGAGGACTTCTTTTGGGAGCCATCATTGGCGTGGGATCAATCCTTATCATCCCAAAATTGCTCTATATCCTATCGGGCACTTATGGCGCATATGCGAGAA GTGAGGACACCGGTTTCACCCAGACCCTGACGAGGATCGATGACGTCCTCGCTCGCTATGGCATCGATACGACCTCGTGCATGCAACGTGCAGTATGCACCTACACGCAGCAGGCCGCCGCCGCGGTCAACGAGAACGAGAACGAGAACGAGAACGAGAACAGGAACGGGAACGGGAACGGGAACGAGAACGACAGGGACGAGAAGACGACGTCCTTCGAGAGGATGGTGAACGCCATCACCAGCAATCAGGTGTTCCGCACCGCGATGCAGGGTACGGCGATCGAGGAGGCGGTGGAGGCCGGTAGGGCCAACAGAAGTTGCTCGAGATCGTACCCGCATTGCGGCTTCTCGATGGAGACGATGCTGTCATTGCTGGCCAACGTCATCGCGGCGGCAAACGCGCGCGCCGCGACACCCACCGCCGCTTCCtcgttataa